Genomic window (Ranitomeya variabilis isolate aRanVar5 chromosome 8, aRanVar5.hap1, whole genome shotgun sequence):
GATCCACCGATATTGACGTCTTTCTTTTCTCTTAGCGCTGAAGCTCTGCAGACCATGTACCTTCTAATGAGTCCAGGGCAGCTCTACGAACACTTCAAAGATGACTACGAAATCCATGACATCAACTGGAATGAGGAGAAGGCAGCCGCCATATTGGAGTCGTGGCAGCGAAAGCTTGTAGAGGTTTGTGACTCTTTTTACCTAATCATATTTTCAGCTTGTGTCCATGGGTGGGCTACAATAGGTCATTTTTCACTGATGGGGGTGGATTTACCTAGAGGAGCTGGAGATCTCCAGAGACCAGGTGACCTCAACCAACCTCTGCCCTCTACGCCCCCAGCATCTGTAGTCATCAGTCTTTTGTTTAGAGAGGGGATTTGTTTGGTGGGGAAGGATAAGATAACAGGGAGAGAAGAGATCCAGTAATCTATATTATATACCCTGCATTGGGGTCCTGCCACCGCCAtcacctcctcgtcctcctcacatGGTATAAACTGACTGTAGACAGAGGGTGATGAGAATAAAATGTCATCTGTTCACAGCAAGCGCAGCAGTCCATCCCACAGAACTCCTCTCAGGACATccatgccttctccaccaccaccctGAATGATATCATGAAGTCCTTCTCTGACGTCAGTGCCATCCGTGTGGCCGGCGGGTACCTGCTGATGGTAAGGACTGACGCTTTCACTTTAGTGATTGATGAACATCCGTGATTTTGGCTTATAGGGAACAGGGTCAGTAAATCCTCTCCTCTCCCCGCAGTTGGCCTATGCCTGCGTCACCATGCTTCGCTGGGATTGCTCCAAGTCTCAAGGAGCCGTGGGTCTGGCCGGCGTCCTCCTTGTGGCTCTCTCTGTGGCATCGGGACTGGGACTTTGCTCCCTTCTTGGCATCTCCTTCAACGCTGCAACAACCCAGGTAAATTAATAAATCCTTAGAACTTACTTTCATGCCGTGCAGCTCATTGAACGCTCCTCACAATCCTATAAAATGTTCCCTTTTGAAGGTGCTGCCATTTCTTGCACTTGGTATCGGTGTGGATGACATGTTCTTGCTGGCGCACGCTTTCACTGAGACTGGCCTGAGTACCCCATTAAAGGTGAGTGACCTCATTTACATTCATTAAAATAGTTCTCACCTTATAGACCACCCAGTGACGCTGTCACTCACATCCACATGTctcatttatgtttttttattgtgGCAGGAAAGGACTGGCGAATGCCTGAGACGCACGGGCACAAGTGTGGCGCTGACGTCCATCAATAACATGATTGCTTTTTTTATGGCGGCTTTGGTTCCAATCCCAGCATTGCGGGCGTTCTCCCTGCAGGTAATATTACCCACTTTATACAGTGAAACACGGTACCCTCCTCCTTtatgtgcagagcatataagggtcAAGGGGGTCCGAGCATCTCTGCACTACAATCCCAGTGACCCTGGAGGGTAGTGAAAGGCGAGATTGCATCAGATGTCTCTAATGGGAATTGTCCGAGCTGCTCAGGTGAAAGGTGACATCAGTACAAAGGCCTTGGatacattaaaggtaccgtcacactaagcgacgctgcagcgatagcgacagcaatgccgatcgctgcagcgtcgctgtgtggtcgctggagagctgtcacacagaccgctctccagcgaccagcgatgccgaggtccccgggtaaccagggtaaacatcgggttgctaagcgcagggccgcgcttagtaacccgatgtttaccctggttaccagcataaaagttaaaaaaacaaacagtacatgctcacctgcgcgtcccccagcctctgcatcctgacgctgactgagctccggccctaacagcacagcggtgacgtcaccgctgttgctttcactttcagtttagggccggcgctttagtgtcaggaagcagaggctgggggacgcgcaggtgagcatgtactgtttgtttttttaacttttacgctggtaaccagggtaaacatcgggttactaagcgcggccctgcgcttagtaacccgatgtttaccctggttaccagtgtaaaatatcgctggtatcgtcgcttttgctgtcaaacacggcgatacacggcgacctagcgaccaaataatgtgcagaccttctagcagcgaccagcaatttcacagcgggatccagatcgctgctgcgtgtcaaatacagcgatatcgccatccaggtcgctgcaacgtcacggattgctggcgatatcgcctagtgtgacggtaccttaagatgtcACTTCCCTGGGGGCTGTCAGAGGGGGGTAAGGGGCTGGGAATTTCTGGGTGGTCTGTGAGATAAGGGTGGACTGGAGACTACAGGATGCTTCCACCTAATTATATACAACACCAAGTCTGGAATGTGAACTAAAGAAACGTTACGTAAGTGATGAGAATGATTGATCTCCTTATGCTTCTTCTTCTTTTAGGCTGCTATTGTGGTCGTCTTCAATTTTGCAATGGTTTTGCTTATATTTCCTGCCATTCTGAGCTTGGACCTCCAGCGTAGAGAAGATCAGAGGCTGGACATCCTCTGCTGCTTCTACAGGTAGATAGTAATTAATATTGCATTACGTTATGATGGGTCAGGATGTTAATCTGATGATGAATGATTTATGACCCCCCGTTTCTTGTCTGTAGCCCGTGTTCCTCCAGAGTGATCCAGATTCAGCCTCAAGAAATGCCCGACGCTAACGACAATCACACTTACCATCCATCATCTTACGGGAACCCCACCATCACTACCAGCACCCATATCACTACCACCGTCCAGGCTTTCACCCAGTGTGACTCATCTGGGCACCATGTGGTCACCATCCTACCACCGACCTCCCAGATCTCCACCTCGCCCTCTGTCATTGTCCCCACTGTGGATCCTTTGGGGTCTCAGGTCTTCAGCCCCTCCAGCTCCACCCGAGATTTGCTGTCTCAAGTCAATGAAACGAAAGGAAGGCGCGAGTGCGTCCCTCTGCCGTTCCTGAAGTGGAGCCTGTCCGAATTTGCCCGTGAGAAGTACGCGCCTTTACTGCTGAAGCCAGAAATGAAGGTGAGTTATGCAGCCACTTGATCATTTAGATCTGGAGAAACCTGAAGATTTTCCTGTACTGAggtctttgttgtttttttttctagggAATCGTGGTCGCTCTCTTCATGGCCCTTTTAGGTCTCGGCTTGTACGGAACCACCATGGTTCATGATGGCCTCTATCTGACGGACATCGTTCCTCGAGAGACCAAGGAATACAACTTTATCTCCGCTCAGTTCAAATACTTCTCCTTCTACAACATGTTCATTGTTACAAAGGGAGGCTTCGATTACCCCAAGGTTCAGACATCCTTGTACGAACTTCACGAGTCCTTTGGCTCCGTCAAGTACGTTGTTCGAGAGGAAGGAAGAGACTTACCTAAAATGTGGCTGCATTATTTCCAGGACTGGCTGAGAGGTGAGGACGAACCCAAACCTATCATGATGCGCACGGGAAGGTCGCTGCACATGGTGGGACCACCAGGGACTGTTTATGGTAGTAATGGAGCCCCGTGACCTGATCAGAGCCATTACCTTTATGTGAAAGTGAATGACAGGAATTCACAGGATTTTTTAAAGGGGGCTTTTTTCTTtgcttctgttttgtttttttccgccAAGTAAATTTTATAGTAAATTTTCCTTCTTTTCCAACAGGCCTCCAGGATTCTTTCGATAAGGATTGGCAGTCTGGCCGCATCACACAGGATAATTACCGTAACGGCACCGAAGATGGCATCCTGGGTTATAAACTCCTCATCCAGACCGGAAACAAGAAGGATCCCTTTAATATTGATCaggtagattttttatttttttttttagaggcccCTTACACAATAAATAGCTGTGATTAACCGTCAGCGATCTGTGCCGACTCCTGCGTCTTTTACTCCTCTGTCGTTGGCTCATCTCGCCGAGAACAAAATTGGACATACCGAATCTTTAACTCCCCCCAAGATCATATGTTGGGGGAGAGTCGGGAAGCCCCCAGTACTCATTAGTCTGTCGGATGACATTGTCGGGTTTTTGCCCTCATTTTTCTCTTAATACATTGTTATGTTCTTCCCCCTGCGCAGCTGACTAGTCGGCGACTGGTGGACGAGAATGGCCTCATTCCTCAGGATGCTTTTTATATCTACCTGACGGTCTGGGTCAGCAATGATCCCCTGGGCTATGCTGCCTCTCAGGccaatttttaccctcaacctccagAATGGATCCACGATCGATACGACACCACTGGGGAAAATCTGAGAAGTGAGTTTATAGCCTTGCGCTTATATCCCATCATGTGAACGCAGTCAGTCCCTGAGGCATGCGGCTCACAGCGCCTCATCCCCCAGTGATGTCTATGGCTCTTAGCTAATGGGTAGATGTAACCAGTcatctttgtgaaaatgtaaatatcccttttctcctctttcctccccagtTTCAGCAGCAGAACCTATCGAATTTGCCCAGTTTCCCTTCTACCTGAACGGTTTACGCCAGACGTCCGATTTCATCGAAGCCATTGAGAGCGTGCGCTCGGTGTGTAAGGAGTTTGCTGAGCAGGGGGTGTACAGCTACCCCAGTGGTTACCCCTTCCTCTTCTGGGAGCAGTACATCGGTCTGCGTCACTGGTTCCTCCTGGCGATCAGCATCGTCCTGGCATGTACATTTCTGGTGTGCGCCCTCCTCCTGCTGAATCCATGGACTGCCGGAATCATTGTAAGAGCCCGTAATAATGCCGAGCTATCAGAACGAGGCGCCACCACCACAGGACTAACCTGACCCTGATTTTGTACTCTAGGTCTTCATCTTGGCTATGATGACGGTGGAGTTGTTTGGCATCATGGGACTGATTGGCATCAAGCTCAGCGCCATCCCTGTTGTAATCCTCATCGCCTCCGTTGGCATCGGCGTAGAGTT
Coding sequences:
- the PTCH2 gene encoding protein patched homolog 2 isoform X2, which codes for MGEESVYTSQMLIQTPKTEGENILTQEALLLHLSAALAASKVQVSMYGKSWDLNKICYKSGVPIIENGMIERMIEKLFPCVIITPLDCFWEGAQLQGGSAYLPGRRDIQWTNLDPVQLMEELSQFTSLDGFKEMLDKAEVGQAYMERPCLDPTDSECPESSPNKKSQETPDIVATLQNGCHGFSKKFMYWQKELILGGMSRGTNGELKSAEALQTMYLLMSPGQLYEHFKDDYEIHDINWNEEKAAAILESWQRKLVEQAQQSIPQNSSQDIHAFSTTTLNDIMKSFSDVSAIRVAGGYLLMLAYACVTMLRWDCSKSQGAVGLAGVLLVALSVASGLGLCSLLGISFNAATTQVLPFLALGIGVDDMFLLAHAFTETGLSTPLKERTGECLRRTGTSVALTSINNMIAFFMAALVPIPALRAFSLQAAIVVVFNFAMVLLIFPAILSLDLQRREDQRLDILCCFYSPCSSRVIQIQPQEMPDANDNHTYHPSSYGNPTITTSTHITTTVQAFTQCDSSGHHVVTILPPTSQISTSPSVIVPTVDPLGSQVFSPSSSTRDLLSQVNETKGRRECVPLPFLKWSLSEFAREKYAPLLLKPEMKGIVVALFMALLGLGLYGTTMVHDGLYLTDIVPRETKEYNFISAQFKYFSFYNMFIVTKGGFDYPKVQTSLYELHESFGSVKYVVREEGRDLPKMWLHYFQDWLRGLQDSFDKDWQSGRITQDNYRNGTEDGILGYKLLIQTGNKKDPFNIDQLTSRRLVDENGLIPQDAFYIYLTVWVSNDPLGYAASQANFYPQPPEWIHDRYDTTGENLRISAAEPIEFAQFPFYLNGLRQTSDFIEAIESVRSVCKEFAEQGVYSYPSGYPFLFWEQYIGLRHWFLLAISIVLACTFLVCALLLLNPWTAGIIVFILAMMTVELFGIMGLIGIKLSAIPVVILIASVGIGVEFTVHVALGFLTAIGDRNERTVLALEHMFAPVLDGAISTLLGVLMLAGSEFDFILRYFFAVLTILTVLGLLNGLVLLPVLLSLIGPPAEVTPADNGNCLPTPTPEPPHLNHHAFYMQHKAGGRGVFSDPEDSSEYYSETTATSGIEEDDPQLYERSPYIIPPKPSHILLEASKSPSYPKIMLVKPRKGSQEEVLQDEADLTLQDVTRNSSQDCKDSQEPKDWRKCNQGSAWAKQPPNYRTQYGSRPQGHRTTPPAYCTKVTGPSGSITTVTATASVTVAVHPNLPGAVRAYSHEAYEDSDTDRTEHRPKWVRSKKRHPEVFELEDLEQKRSTERSSIVR
- the PTCH2 gene encoding protein patched homolog 2 isoform X1, whose translation is MASVPPTAGERGFTDLPPGYKTTYPSPGSDLLRRPSYCHAAFALKQISKGKAVGQKAPLWLRAQFQSLLFSLGCSIQRHCGKVLFIGLLVFGALAVGLRVASIETDIERLWVEAGSRVSQELSYTKEKMGEESVYTSQMLIQTPKTEGENILTQEALLLHLSAALAASKVQVSMYGKSWDLNKICYKSGVPIIENGMIERMIEKLFPCVIITPLDCFWEGAQLQGGSAYLPGRRDIQWTNLDPVQLMEELSQFTSLDGFKEMLDKAEVGQAYMERPCLDPTDSECPESSPNKKSQETPDIVATLQNGCHGFSKKFMYWQKELILGGMSRGTNGELKSAEALQTMYLLMSPGQLYEHFKDDYEIHDINWNEEKAAAILESWQRKLVEQAQQSIPQNSSQDIHAFSTTTLNDIMKSFSDVSAIRVAGGYLLMLAYACVTMLRWDCSKSQGAVGLAGVLLVALSVASGLGLCSLLGISFNAATTQVLPFLALGIGVDDMFLLAHAFTETGLSTPLKERTGECLRRTGTSVALTSINNMIAFFMAALVPIPALRAFSLQAAIVVVFNFAMVLLIFPAILSLDLQRREDQRLDILCCFYSPCSSRVIQIQPQEMPDANDNHTYHPSSYGNPTITTSTHITTTVQAFTQCDSSGHHVVTILPPTSQISTSPSVIVPTVDPLGSQVFSPSSSTRDLLSQVNETKGRRECVPLPFLKWSLSEFAREKYAPLLLKPEMKGIVVALFMALLGLGLYGTTMVHDGLYLTDIVPRETKEYNFISAQFKYFSFYNMFIVTKGGFDYPKVQTSLYELHESFGSVKYVVREEGRDLPKMWLHYFQDWLRGLQDSFDKDWQSGRITQDNYRNGTEDGILGYKLLIQTGNKKDPFNIDQLTSRRLVDENGLIPQDAFYIYLTVWVSNDPLGYAASQANFYPQPPEWIHDRYDTTGENLRISAAEPIEFAQFPFYLNGLRQTSDFIEAIESVRSVCKEFAEQGVYSYPSGYPFLFWEQYIGLRHWFLLAISIVLACTFLVCALLLLNPWTAGIIVFILAMMTVELFGIMGLIGIKLSAIPVVILIASVGIGVEFTVHVALGFLTAIGDRNERTVLALEHMFAPVLDGAISTLLGVLMLAGSEFDFILRYFFAVLTILTVLGLLNGLVLLPVLLSLIGPPAEVTPADNGNCLPTPTPEPPHLNHHAFYMQHKAGGRGVFSDPEDSSEYYSETTATSGIEEDDPQLYERSPYIIPPKPSHILLEASKSPSYPKIMLVKPRKGSQEEVLQDEADLTLQDVTRNSSQDCKDSQEPKDWRKCNQGSAWAKQPPNYRTQYGSRPQGHRTTPPAYCTKVTGPSGSITTVTATASVTVAVHPNLPGAVRAYSHEAYEDSDTDRTEHRPKWVRSKKRHPEVFELEDLEQKRSTERSSIVR